One window of Arthrobacter oryzae genomic DNA carries:
- a CDS encoding serine/threonine-protein kinase, with protein MMTEVAKKQTTELSLGGRYRLIELVGRGAAAGVFRGRDESLGREVAVKLFNRQSTDPDVLARQQAEIRILASLNHPSLVTLFDAGSESPDSGDERAFVVMEYVAGPDLRSLIRTSPLGMKQVATIGADLASALDYVHSHGVIHRDVKPGNVLLFEPTATAGTGRWRAKLADFGIARMLEADRLTVTGKTVGTAAYLSPEQALGEALTGASDVYSLGLVLLECFTGQVEFPGNHVESGIARLQRDPVIPETLSRGWQQVLAHMTARRPEDRPSPADASALLRELEQETPFRRTSVDRQTTPPVGHTPHHASLGQPPRRRKLSKRVRGAAGAILAGSLLLGFTTATYGGAPAAPVPPAGSLHTNPLDYHLDELEKTLTP; from the coding sequence ATGATGACAGAAGTTGCGAAGAAGCAAACCACGGAGCTGTCTTTGGGCGGCCGCTACCGATTGATCGAACTCGTAGGCAGGGGGGCCGCGGCGGGCGTTTTCCGCGGCCGCGATGAGTCCCTGGGACGTGAAGTGGCCGTCAAGCTCTTCAACCGCCAGAGCACGGACCCCGACGTGCTTGCCCGGCAGCAGGCCGAAATCAGGATCCTTGCATCACTGAACCATCCATCCCTGGTGACCCTGTTCGATGCCGGGTCCGAGTCGCCGGATTCCGGGGATGAGCGGGCATTTGTGGTGATGGAGTATGTTGCCGGCCCCGACCTTCGCAGCCTCATCCGTACCAGCCCGCTCGGCATGAAGCAGGTGGCAACCATCGGGGCGGACCTTGCCTCCGCTTTGGACTACGTGCACAGCCATGGCGTCATCCATCGGGACGTCAAGCCAGGGAATGTCCTGCTGTTCGAGCCGACAGCCACAGCAGGCACCGGCCGCTGGCGGGCCAAGCTTGCGGACTTCGGCATTGCACGGATGCTGGAAGCGGACCGGCTGACCGTTACCGGCAAAACCGTGGGAACAGCCGCCTACCTGAGCCCCGAACAGGCCCTGGGGGAAGCCCTGACCGGGGCAAGTGATGTGTATTCGCTGGGTCTCGTCCTCCTCGAGTGCTTCACCGGGCAGGTGGAGTTCCCGGGAAACCACGTGGAGTCCGGCATTGCCAGGCTCCAGCGGGATCCTGTCATTCCGGAAACCCTCAGCAGGGGCTGGCAGCAGGTGCTCGCCCACATGACCGCAAGGCGTCCGGAAGACAGGCCGTCGCCGGCAGACGCCTCGGCACTGCTACGCGAGCTGGAACAGGAGACCCCCTTCCGCCGTACTTCAGTTGACCGGCAGACCACCCCGCCTGTCGGCCACACGCCCCATCACGCCAGCCTCGGGCAGCCCCCTCGGCGGCGGAAGCTCAGCAAACGGGTAAGGGGAGCCGCCGGGGCCATACTGGCAGGCTCGCTCCTCCTCGGCTTCACCACCGCCACCTACGGAGGCGCTCCCGCGGCGCCGGTCCCGCCGGCAGGATCCCTCCACACGAATCCCCTCGATTACCATCTGGACGAGCTGGAAAAGACGTTGACGCCATGA
- a CDS encoding mucin-associated surface protein: MTLRTTASPRTMPAVLKTILLAGLLAFLPGCSPQASELSADSAAALSSRLATVRAAAAASDPDGALRELERLEEHVKGEAANGGMTFARFQSIKSALDLVRTDLQALAQAAADERAAEAAKQEAAPAPQPTTAAPAPAVAPYVADQTPADAAPDEPDPSVPDHAPGQGNGKAKSGEAAHKGKGP, encoded by the coding sequence ATGACCCTGCGCACCACTGCCTCACCCCGCACCATGCCCGCCGTGTTGAAGACGATTCTGCTGGCGGGCCTCCTGGCCTTCCTTCCCGGCTGCAGCCCGCAAGCATCGGAGCTTTCGGCCGATTCAGCAGCAGCCCTCAGCAGCCGCCTGGCCACCGTGCGCGCAGCGGCCGCAGCCAGCGACCCGGACGGCGCCCTGCGCGAACTGGAACGCCTGGAAGAACACGTCAAGGGTGAGGCCGCCAACGGCGGGATGACTTTCGCCAGGTTCCAGAGCATCAAGTCAGCACTTGATCTGGTGCGCACCGACCTGCAGGCCCTGGCCCAGGCGGCGGCAGACGAACGGGCCGCTGAAGCCGCGAAGCAGGAAGCCGCACCGGCGCCGCAGCCCACTACGGCCGCACCGGCGCCCGCCGTCGCCCCGTACGTTGCCGACCAGACACCGGCCGACGCCGCCCCGGACGAGCCAGACCCTTCCGTCCCGGACCATGCGCCGGGACAAGGCAACGGCAAGGCCAAGTCCGGGGAGGCCGCCCACAAGGGCAAAGGCCCCTGA
- a CDS encoding CsbD family protein encodes MGLGDRIHNAAERLHGKGKKAAGEATGNERLRAEGKGRAVRADLKQAGEKIRHAFKRH; translated from the coding sequence ATGGGTTTGGGTGACAGGATCCACAACGCCGCGGAAAGGCTTCACGGCAAGGGAAAGAAGGCCGCTGGCGAGGCCACCGGCAACGAGCGCCTGAGGGCTGAAGGCAAGGGCCGCGCAGTCAGGGCTGACCTCAAGCAGGCCGGCGAAAAGATCAGGCACGCCTTCAAACGGCACTAA
- a CDS encoding Gfo/Idh/MocA family protein — MTISAHSSQPSSPVSPPLGVAAIGYAFMGKAHSNAWRNVASFFDVPAIEQKVLVGRDATQVAEAAAKYGWAESATDWRAVIERDDIDIVDICTPGWMHAEIAIAALAAGKHVLVEKPLANTISEAEAMMEAAAEARARGVQSMIGFNYRRVPALALARELIAEGRLGTVRHVRAAYLQDWLSDAESPMTWRLRKETAGSGALGDIASHAIDQVQHLTGQTVTEVTGTLRTFVTERPGPGGTEKVTVDDAAWATLGMTGNISASVEVSRVATGQKNSLKLEIYGSLGSLTFDLENLNELNFLDARLPVREQGFRRILVNEPEHPYLEAWWPQGHIIGWEHTFTHQIRDFLLAIRDGSQPSPSFDDGLQIQRVLTAVEESAKNRSTVTAVAASTERCVPRWEKDDLDDLYAALPGRVSGG; from the coding sequence ATGACCATCTCCGCACACTCGTCCCAACCTTCCTCGCCGGTTTCGCCCCCGCTCGGCGTGGCCGCCATTGGTTACGCCTTCATGGGAAAGGCCCATTCGAATGCGTGGCGGAACGTGGCCAGTTTCTTCGACGTCCCGGCCATCGAGCAGAAAGTGCTCGTAGGCCGGGATGCCACCCAGGTGGCCGAAGCCGCAGCCAAGTATGGCTGGGCCGAGTCCGCCACGGACTGGCGTGCCGTCATTGAACGGGACGACATCGACATCGTGGACATTTGTACCCCGGGCTGGATGCACGCCGAAATCGCCATCGCTGCACTGGCCGCCGGTAAGCACGTCCTCGTGGAAAAGCCGCTCGCGAACACCATCTCGGAGGCTGAGGCCATGATGGAAGCCGCCGCTGAAGCCCGGGCCCGGGGTGTGCAGTCGATGATCGGCTTCAACTACCGCCGTGTCCCTGCTTTGGCACTGGCACGCGAGCTCATTGCAGAGGGCCGGCTGGGCACTGTCCGGCACGTCCGCGCCGCCTACCTGCAGGACTGGCTCTCCGACGCCGAGTCTCCCATGACCTGGCGGCTCCGCAAGGAAACGGCCGGATCCGGAGCGTTGGGTGACATCGCCTCGCACGCCATCGACCAAGTCCAGCACCTCACCGGTCAAACCGTCACTGAGGTGACCGGAACGTTGAGGACTTTTGTCACCGAACGTCCCGGCCCTGGCGGTACGGAGAAAGTAACAGTCGACGACGCCGCCTGGGCCACCCTTGGCATGACGGGGAACATCAGCGCGTCCGTGGAGGTATCCCGGGTTGCCACGGGTCAAAAGAACTCGCTCAAGCTCGAAATCTACGGTTCCCTCGGGTCGCTGACGTTTGACCTCGAGAACCTGAACGAACTGAACTTCCTCGATGCCAGACTGCCCGTCCGGGAGCAGGGATTCCGGCGGATTCTCGTGAACGAGCCGGAGCACCCGTACCTCGAAGCGTGGTGGCCGCAGGGCCACATCATCGGGTGGGAGCACACGTTCACCCACCAGATTCGGGACTTCCTCCTTGCGATTCGGGACGGAAGCCAGCCGTCGCCGTCGTTCGACGACGGGCTCCAGATCCAGCGCGTCCTGACCGCGGTCGAAGAATCTGCCAAAAACAGGAGCACCGTCACCGCGGTTGCAGCCTCCACCGAACGGTGCGTCCCGCGCTGGGAGAAAGACGACCTGGACGACCTTTACGCGGCGCTGCCGGGCCGCGTTTCCGGCGGCTAA
- a CDS encoding ThuA domain-containing protein: MSDKKLNIVVWNEAVHEARNEPETMSEMYPEGIHGAIAAGLRAYYPDSEISTATLADPEHGLSEEVLEQTDVLLWWGHIAHQEVSDEVVERVQRHVLGGMGLVVLHSGHFAKIFTRLLGTTCSLKWRNDGERELVWTVKPSHPIAAGIESPIVIPRQEMYGELFDIPEPDDLIFISSFAGGEVFRSGVTFSRGKGRIFYFSPGDQEYPVYHQPQIQKVIANGVAWVAQPERFREAPEVSNPARGWFEEA; the protein is encoded by the coding sequence ATGTCTGACAAGAAACTGAACATCGTCGTCTGGAACGAGGCCGTCCACGAGGCCCGTAATGAGCCGGAAACCATGTCCGAGATGTACCCGGAAGGGATCCACGGCGCCATTGCCGCCGGGCTCCGTGCCTACTACCCGGACTCCGAAATCTCCACAGCCACCCTGGCCGACCCCGAGCACGGGCTCTCCGAGGAAGTGCTGGAGCAGACCGACGTCCTGCTGTGGTGGGGGCACATCGCCCACCAGGAAGTCAGCGACGAAGTGGTGGAACGCGTGCAGCGCCACGTGCTGGGAGGCATGGGCCTGGTGGTGCTGCACTCCGGGCACTTCGCCAAGATCTTTACCAGACTGCTGGGCACCACCTGCTCACTGAAATGGCGCAACGATGGCGAACGTGAGCTCGTGTGGACGGTCAAGCCTTCCCACCCGATCGCGGCCGGCATCGAAAGTCCCATCGTCATCCCCAGGCAGGAGATGTATGGAGAACTGTTCGATATTCCGGAACCCGATGACCTGATCTTCATCAGCTCCTTCGCCGGTGGTGAGGTGTTCCGCTCCGGCGTGACGTTTTCCCGGGGAAAGGGCCGAATCTTCTACTTCAGTCCCGGCGACCAGGAATACCCGGTGTACCACCAGCCGCAAATCCAGAAGGTCATCGCCAACGGCGTTGCTTGGGTGGCCCAGCCGGAGCGGTTCCGGGAGGCACCTGAGGTCTCCAACCCTGCACGGGGCTGGTTCGAGGAAGCCTAA
- a CDS encoding Gfo/Idh/MocA family protein → MSIQQQAPSATLKVGVVGIGWAGQQHLKAYSNIDGVEIVAVAGMETELLARLKEEYSIPHAFARWEDMIELEALDAVSVAVPTFLHAPISIAALGRGLHVLSEKPLARNGVEGQAMVDAAREAGRVLDVAFNHRRRGDIQALKEVIDDGTLGRPYYAKASWLRRKGIPMLGSWFTNPELAGGGPLADIGVHVLDYALHLLGEPKVLAVSASTHSELGPRGLGGNARYTASNSSHKFEVEDFASAFIRLEGGGTLILEAGWASYRDERDLMDFTVYGTEGGAELRSVGASENPVADVHVFTEKNGENADFEVVAEPGRAHQAVVDDFVAAVRGGETVWGSHDGSLALSRALILDACYKSALEKREVVL, encoded by the coding sequence GTGAGCATTCAGCAGCAGGCCCCGTCCGCAACCCTCAAGGTAGGAGTTGTAGGCATTGGTTGGGCCGGCCAGCAGCACCTCAAGGCGTACAGCAACATCGACGGCGTCGAAATTGTCGCCGTCGCGGGCATGGAAACAGAACTTCTTGCCCGGCTGAAGGAGGAGTACAGCATTCCTCATGCTTTCGCCCGCTGGGAAGACATGATTGAGCTTGAGGCCCTCGACGCCGTCAGTGTCGCCGTGCCCACTTTCCTGCATGCACCGATCTCGATTGCAGCCTTGGGGCGCGGGTTGCACGTGCTGAGCGAAAAGCCGCTGGCCCGCAATGGCGTGGAAGGGCAGGCGATGGTGGACGCAGCCCGCGAGGCCGGGCGGGTCCTGGACGTCGCGTTCAACCACCGCCGCCGCGGCGACATCCAAGCCCTCAAGGAAGTGATCGACGACGGCACGCTGGGCCGCCCGTACTACGCCAAAGCATCCTGGCTCCGCCGCAAGGGCATTCCGATGCTGGGCAGCTGGTTCACCAATCCGGAGCTCGCCGGCGGCGGTCCGTTGGCAGACATCGGTGTGCACGTTTTGGACTACGCACTGCACCTCCTTGGCGAACCCAAAGTCCTGGCTGTCTCGGCCTCGACCCATTCCGAACTCGGTCCGCGCGGCCTTGGCGGCAACGCCCGCTACACCGCCTCGAACTCCAGCCACAAGTTCGAAGTGGAAGACTTCGCGTCCGCCTTCATCCGGCTGGAGGGCGGCGGGACGCTGATCCTGGAAGCCGGATGGGCCAGCTACCGCGACGAGCGGGACCTGATGGACTTCACCGTCTACGGAACCGAAGGCGGTGCCGAGCTTCGCTCTGTCGGCGCTTCCGAGAATCCCGTGGCCGACGTGCACGTTTTCACTGAAAAGAACGGCGAAAATGCCGACTTTGAAGTGGTGGCCGAACCCGGCCGCGCCCATCAGGCCGTCGTCGACGACTTCGTTGCCGCAGTGCGTGGCGGCGAGACAGTGTGGGGAAGCCACGATGGGTCACTTGCCCTCAGCCGCGCCCTGATTCTTGATGCCTGCTATAAATCCGCCCTCGAAAAACGTGAAGTGGTGCTCTGA
- a CDS encoding carbohydrate ABC transporter permease has translation MSTLTAERPTAEPATRPRAPKRRLRGEAKLHPLVWVFVVAVMGFSLIPFYWLVNTSLKKGASLSRGELFPSQPTFENYLVVFQNPEFLLALRNSVIIAVVTTTVALVFASFAAYALARLKMRRKALILTLILSVTTFPAIAIAAPLFSIWREIGLYDTLLGLIIPKLTFALPLAIYTLTSFFKEIPRELEESAYMDGATPFTAFRKVILPLAVPGLATTAILVFISVWNEFLLAVTLTTSPEARPVPVAIAFFSGTSEFDQPLGTISAASVIITVPLVILVLVCQKRIVSGMTAGAVKG, from the coding sequence ATGAGCACGCTGACTGCAGAACGCCCGACGGCGGAACCCGCCACGCGCCCCAGGGCACCGAAGCGTCGGCTCCGGGGCGAAGCGAAACTGCACCCCCTGGTGTGGGTGTTCGTCGTAGCCGTCATGGGCTTCTCACTCATCCCGTTTTACTGGCTGGTCAACACCTCGCTCAAGAAGGGGGCGAGCCTGTCCCGGGGCGAGCTGTTCCCGAGCCAGCCCACCTTTGAGAACTACCTTGTGGTATTCCAGAACCCCGAGTTCCTCCTGGCCCTGCGCAACTCGGTGATTATCGCCGTCGTCACCACCACAGTGGCACTGGTGTTCGCATCTTTCGCTGCTTATGCCCTGGCCAGGCTGAAGATGCGCCGCAAGGCCTTGATCCTGACGCTGATCCTCTCGGTGACAACCTTCCCGGCCATCGCCATCGCGGCCCCGTTGTTCTCCATCTGGCGGGAAATCGGCCTGTACGACACACTCCTTGGCCTCATCATCCCGAAGCTGACGTTCGCCTTGCCGCTGGCGATTTACACGCTGACGTCCTTCTTCAAGGAGATCCCTCGGGAACTCGAGGAGTCCGCGTACATGGATGGCGCCACGCCGTTCACGGCCTTCCGCAAAGTCATCCTGCCCCTGGCGGTCCCCGGCCTGGCCACGACAGCGATCCTGGTGTTCATCTCGGTCTGGAACGAATTCCTCCTTGCCGTCACCCTGACCACCTCGCCGGAGGCCCGCCCGGTCCCGGTCGCGATTGCCTTCTTCAGCGGAACCAGCGAGTTCGACCAGCCACTGGGCACAATCAGCGCCGCGTCAGTGATCATCACGGTCCCGCTTGTCATCCTTGTGCTCGTGTGCCAGAAACGCATTGTTTCGGGCATGACGGCCGGCGCCGTCAAGGGCTAA
- a CDS encoding carbohydrate ABC transporter permease, which translates to MANKTLVPGRGVNGRDRAERRLAVRMTAPSLVIMALVAAVPIGYAIWLSLNQYSVRTAGLSRFVGLENYISALSSPEWWAAFGQTFLFAGLSVSLELVLGTAMALLLNLAFKGRALLRTVVLLPYAIITVVSAITWQTMFQPNMGLVTNVLSALGLPGGDVVWLGEHGYAMAVIVLADVWKTTPFAALIILAGLQVISSETYEAAELDGASKWQTFAHITLPLLRPAIVLAAIFRTMDALRVFDLPFVLTRGANGTESMSMLAYTQLRENRLVGEGSALSILTFLTVMVVSVIYVRFAGGNIREVAKEEQ; encoded by the coding sequence ATGGCCAATAAAACACTTGTTCCCGGTCGCGGAGTGAACGGCCGCGACCGGGCCGAGCGGCGGCTAGCGGTCCGCATGACCGCCCCCTCCCTGGTCATCATGGCCCTGGTGGCGGCGGTCCCCATTGGCTACGCGATCTGGCTCTCCCTGAACCAGTACAGCGTCCGCACTGCAGGCCTCTCCCGATTCGTCGGTCTGGAGAACTACATCTCCGCCCTGAGCAGCCCTGAATGGTGGGCTGCCTTCGGCCAGACATTCCTCTTCGCCGGACTTTCGGTCTCCTTGGAGTTGGTGCTCGGCACGGCCATGGCCTTGCTGCTCAACCTCGCCTTCAAGGGTCGCGCCCTCCTGCGCACCGTGGTTCTGCTGCCCTATGCCATCATCACCGTGGTCAGCGCCATCACTTGGCAGACGATGTTCCAGCCAAACATGGGTCTGGTAACCAACGTCCTCTCCGCCCTCGGCCTGCCCGGCGGCGACGTCGTCTGGCTCGGCGAGCACGGATACGCCATGGCCGTGATCGTTCTGGCCGACGTCTGGAAGACCACGCCGTTCGCGGCACTCATCATCCTGGCCGGCCTGCAGGTCATCTCCTCCGAGACCTACGAGGCCGCAGAACTCGACGGCGCCAGCAAGTGGCAGACATTTGCACACATCACCCTGCCGCTCTTGCGTCCTGCAATCGTCCTCGCGGCGATCTTCCGCACCATGGATGCCCTGCGCGTCTTCGACCTGCCGTTCGTGCTCACCCGCGGCGCCAACGGCACCGAGTCCATGTCGATGCTGGCCTACACCCAGTTGCGCGAAAACCGGCTGGTGGGTGAAGGATCGGCGCTGTCCATCCTGACCTTCCTGACCGTCATGGTGGTCTCCGTCATTTACGTCCGCTTCGCCGGCGGCAACATCCGCGAAGTAGCCAAGGAGGAACAATGA
- a CDS encoding ABC transporter substrate-binding protein, producing MDLNRPASPLQEDTATSQTSAHMTELRAGSLRTRLVTVAAAAIAAGLLISGCGGGAAPQGAEQAAAADPASGANASGSVNICGVKDASGIYKGTAEAFTKANGKVTAKYTEIGATTDEARTQIVQRLEGKSTECDIFLTDVIWTSEFASQGWLLDQTKLVEANKDRLIPSTVATTKYQDKYWASPFFTNAGLVYYQKDKVAKPETWQQLYAEAAKAPGNGYVYQGKQYEGLTVNFLEMLYSAGGEVLDDKGDVAIDSPETREVLDFMSNGLKDGAADRAVLTYNEDPARLAYESGDFGYQRNWPHVYRLLNATSLAGSFGVAPLPAWEGGKASGVLGGWNLAISAHATNQSGAVAFIDFATTPEWQKHVAMDYSQAPVNEAAYSDAAVLQKMPFATELLASVKGAKPRPISPVYPQISQAIYKNVYAVLSGTASAEDAVKKMAEEITTAKASF from the coding sequence GTGGACTTGAATCGACCTGCTTCTCCACTCCAGGAGGACACCGCAACATCACAGACATCCGCACACATGACCGAACTGCGCGCAGGTTCCCTGCGGACACGCTTGGTGACTGTCGCCGCAGCGGCTATCGCCGCGGGCCTCCTGATCAGCGGTTGCGGCGGGGGAGCCGCACCCCAGGGTGCGGAACAGGCGGCAGCTGCCGATCCGGCCTCGGGCGCTAATGCCAGCGGCAGCGTCAACATCTGCGGCGTCAAGGACGCGTCGGGTATCTACAAAGGCACTGCGGAGGCATTCACCAAGGCGAACGGCAAGGTCACGGCCAAGTACACCGAGATCGGCGCCACCACAGACGAGGCCCGCACCCAGATCGTCCAGCGGCTCGAAGGTAAGTCCACTGAATGCGACATCTTCCTCACGGACGTCATCTGGACCTCCGAGTTCGCCTCCCAGGGCTGGCTGCTGGACCAGACCAAGCTCGTAGAGGCCAACAAGGACCGGCTCATTCCTTCCACGGTGGCGACCACCAAGTACCAGGACAAGTACTGGGCCTCGCCGTTCTTCACGAACGCCGGATTGGTCTACTACCAGAAGGACAAGGTGGCCAAGCCTGAGACCTGGCAGCAGCTCTACGCAGAAGCAGCCAAGGCTCCCGGCAACGGATACGTCTACCAGGGCAAGCAGTACGAGGGCCTGACGGTGAACTTCCTCGAAATGCTGTACAGCGCAGGCGGCGAAGTACTCGACGACAAGGGCGACGTGGCCATTGATTCGCCGGAGACGCGCGAGGTCCTCGACTTCATGAGCAACGGGCTCAAGGACGGCGCAGCTGACCGCGCCGTCCTGACCTACAACGAAGACCCCGCCCGTCTCGCTTATGAGTCCGGCGACTTCGGCTACCAGCGCAACTGGCCGCATGTATACCGCCTGCTCAACGCCACCTCCCTGGCCGGCAGCTTTGGCGTGGCACCTCTGCCGGCATGGGAAGGCGGCAAGGCATCCGGCGTGCTGGGTGGCTGGAACCTGGCTATCTCCGCCCACGCCACGAACCAGTCCGGGGCCGTGGCGTTCATTGACTTTGCCACCACGCCGGAATGGCAGAAGCACGTGGCCATGGACTACTCCCAGGCCCCGGTCAATGAAGCCGCCTATTCTGATGCAGCGGTTCTCCAAAAGATGCCCTTCGCCACCGAACTGCTCGCGTCCGTCAAAGGTGCCAAGCCCCGCCCGATCTCCCCGGTCTACCCGCAGATCTCCCAGGCGATCTACAAGAACGTATATGCCGTCCTTTCCGGAACTGCCTCGGCCGAGGACGCCGTGAAGAAGATGGCCGAGGAGATCACCACCGCCAAGGCGAGCTTCTGA
- a CDS encoding LacI family DNA-binding transcriptional regulator, with protein MARPTVQDVAKTAGVSVGTVSRVLNGSPAVSESSKEKVNAAIRQLSYRPLASARDLRRDRTMRVLALAKNLDSLVISEVFRGVGDAAADSGYVSLIAATSGDLDREQQLVDMLRNGSVDGLVLFSPTMSDQEVDAVAEQMSVVQVCEIVDAESAFGVSIDDRQAAYDITRHLIDTGGKRLAMLAHRGARSGRLREEGFRQALTESGLAPDRILFAEGNFGFHSGRSLARKLLEAGDLPDAVFCGTDIVAAGCVRELTDAGLRVPGDIAVAGFDDSAQAEMCVPELTTVRQPAYEMGRMAFAELLERMTVPGAHRRGRTFLPHELVVRDSTKS; from the coding sequence ATGGCTCGGCCGACAGTACAGGACGTCGCCAAAACGGCGGGAGTGTCTGTGGGGACGGTGTCCCGCGTTTTGAACGGAAGCCCGGCTGTCAGTGAGTCGAGCAAGGAAAAGGTCAATGCCGCAATCCGCCAGCTCAGCTACCGCCCACTCGCCTCGGCAAGGGACCTTCGTCGCGACCGGACCATGCGCGTCCTCGCTCTCGCCAAGAACCTGGACTCTTTGGTGATCAGTGAAGTTTTCCGCGGTGTGGGCGACGCCGCCGCGGACTCGGGCTATGTCAGCCTCATCGCAGCGACGTCCGGGGACCTGGATCGCGAACAGCAACTGGTGGACATGCTGCGGAATGGCTCCGTGGACGGACTGGTGCTGTTTTCTCCGACGATGTCGGATCAGGAAGTTGATGCCGTTGCCGAGCAGATGAGTGTCGTTCAGGTCTGTGAGATCGTCGACGCCGAATCGGCTTTCGGCGTGTCCATCGACGACCGGCAGGCCGCTTATGACATCACCCGACACCTGATCGACACCGGCGGCAAGAGGCTGGCCATGCTCGCCCACAGGGGTGCCCGCTCGGGCCGGCTGCGCGAAGAAGGCTTTCGTCAGGCGCTAACCGAGTCGGGCTTGGCACCGGACCGAATCCTGTTCGCCGAAGGCAATTTCGGCTTCCACTCTGGGCGCAGTCTTGCCCGGAAACTGCTGGAGGCGGGGGACCTTCCGGATGCGGTGTTTTGCGGCACTGACATCGTTGCGGCCGGGTGCGTCCGTGAACTCACCGACGCCGGGTTGCGGGTTCCTGGCGACATCGCTGTGGCAGGTTTCGATGACTCGGCCCAGGCCGAAATGTGCGTCCCGGAACTGACCACGGTCCGGCAGCCGGCCTATGAGATGGGCCGTATGGCATTCGCCGAACTCCTCGAACGGATGACCGTGCCTGGCGCCCATCGCCGCGGCCGGACTTTCCTCCCGCATGAGCTCGTGGTGCGGGACTCCACCAAGAGCTGA
- a CDS encoding hydroxypyruvate isomerase family protein, producing the protein MTYTVNCSILLTELPLLERPAAAKAAGFDAVEFWWPFETSVPTDTQVTEFENAIKDAGVQLTGLNFNAGNMPGGDRGLVSWVGREGEFKDNIDVVAGIGERLGCKAFNALYGNRQDEFTPEEQDELAARNLAAAAAGVARIGGTVLLEPVSGAPRYPLLKALDALDVIARVKAESGVENIKLLADFYHLAVNGDDVAAVIEKHAKDFGHIQIADNPGRGAPGTGQLPLGEWIARSRELGYEGYIGLEYKEPQETAFSWAIRQRVSQ; encoded by the coding sequence ATGACGTACACAGTGAACTGCTCCATCCTGCTGACGGAACTGCCGCTCCTGGAGCGGCCCGCCGCAGCGAAGGCCGCCGGCTTTGACGCCGTCGAATTCTGGTGGCCCTTCGAAACCTCCGTCCCCACCGACACCCAGGTCACCGAGTTTGAAAACGCCATCAAGGACGCCGGCGTTCAGCTCACCGGCCTGAACTTCAACGCCGGCAACATGCCCGGCGGCGACCGCGGCCTGGTCTCCTGGGTGGGCCGTGAAGGTGAGTTCAAGGACAACATCGACGTCGTCGCCGGAATCGGCGAGCGCCTCGGCTGCAAGGCCTTCAACGCCCTCTACGGCAACCGCCAGGACGAATTCACGCCGGAGGAGCAGGACGAACTGGCCGCCAGGAACCTGGCCGCAGCCGCAGCAGGGGTGGCCCGCATCGGCGGCACCGTCCTCCTGGAACCCGTGAGCGGCGCCCCCAGGTACCCGCTCCTCAAGGCCCTGGACGCCCTCGATGTCATCGCCCGGGTCAAGGCGGAGTCAGGCGTGGAGAACATCAAGCTCCTTGCCGACTTCTACCACCTGGCCGTCAACGGTGACGACGTCGCAGCGGTCATCGAAAAGCACGCCAAGGACTTCGGCCACATCCAGATCGCCGACAACCCCGGCCGCGGGGCTCCCGGAACCGGGCAGCTTCCCCTCGGCGAATGGATCGCCCGCAGCCGCGAACTCGGCTACGAGGGCTACATCGGCCTCGAGTACAAGGAACCGCAGGAAACGGCCTTCAGCTGGGCCATCCGCCAACGCGTCTCCCAGTAG